The Aureispira anguillae genome contains a region encoding:
- a CDS encoding GNAT family N-acetyltransferase: protein MQKSILQNANLANLTDLWRIGSSAFQSYYSNADFDYCWINDAAWPNRLWFHQMPNSESILKAKKVIHQAPFSLTIPYWDIYPQDSQPLLIQEGFEAYFEQMAMVLKLENQYSISKKFKLQKVTQESEAKQWTDLFIQAFRYRISPLTILKNRSFSYYIAYYENQAIGTALTNPTHNNIGVHAIGVPPQHRRKGLAALIMQQLINWAVQEKRDYMTLQASNMGKGLYLKLGFEEQFLITNYRLPKQ from the coding sequence ATGCAAAAGAGCATACTACAAAACGCTAATTTGGCGAACTTAACAGATCTTTGGAGGATAGGAAGTAGCGCATTTCAATCGTATTATTCCAATGCTGACTTTGATTACTGCTGGATCAACGATGCTGCTTGGCCCAACCGTTTATGGTTTCACCAAATGCCTAATTCCGAAAGTATTTTAAAAGCAAAAAAAGTAATCCATCAAGCCCCCTTTTCGCTAACCATTCCATACTGGGATATTTATCCCCAAGACAGTCAACCGCTTTTAATTCAAGAAGGTTTTGAAGCTTATTTTGAACAAATGGCTATGGTTTTAAAATTAGAAAATCAATATTCAATCTCCAAAAAATTCAAACTACAGAAAGTAACCCAAGAATCAGAAGCCAAACAATGGACAGATTTATTTATTCAGGCATTTCGATATCGAATCAGTCCGCTTACGATTTTAAAAAACCGTTCTTTTTCCTATTACATTGCTTATTACGAAAATCAAGCGATTGGCACTGCGCTCACCAATCCAACCCATAACAATATTGGAGTACACGCTATTGGTGTTCCCCCTCAACACAGAAGAAAGGGCTTAGCGGCTTTGATTATGCAGCAACTCATCAATTGGGCCGTTCAAGAGAAACGAGATTATATGACCTTACAAGCTTCGAACATGGGAAAAGGACTTTATCTCAAATTGGGCTTTGAAGAACAGTTTTTAATTACCAATTATCGCCTACCTAAACAATAG
- a CDS encoding NAD-dependent epimerase/dehydratase family protein has translation MNKEISLVTGANGHLGNNLVRLLLSKNIAVRATVRNINNSIPFEGLNCELAYADIMNKDSLQTAFKGVKRIYAVGAAFKMWAKNPKKEIYDNNVIGTQNLFEAAAAQGIQEIVYVSSVAALDFTQLPAQECNGYNKDRRNWYYNSKNDSDKLALKLGRKLGIRTVLVLPSAMIGSRAYRLSYSNQLVEQILKGEISVDANVTLNWIDVNDVAWGCYAAMQKGRDGERYILANETHTSVRESVRIAQELFPELNLKIPPKAPYFLLYSIAGLMELSSKITGKEPLLQRHYLEMFYGLHQDYNIQKAKKELGFSPKPSKEALIAALKYLKNDWKNKV, from the coding sequence ATGAACAAAGAAATTTCTTTAGTAACGGGAGCCAATGGGCATTTGGGGAACAATTTAGTTCGATTGTTATTGTCTAAAAACATAGCTGTTCGAGCTACCGTCAGAAACATCAACAACAGCATTCCTTTTGAGGGGCTAAACTGCGAACTTGCCTATGCTGATATAATGAATAAAGATTCTTTACAAACAGCATTCAAAGGCGTTAAACGAATTTATGCCGTTGGTGCAGCATTCAAAATGTGGGCAAAAAACCCTAAGAAAGAAATTTATGATAACAATGTAATTGGTACACAAAACCTATTTGAAGCGGCAGCAGCCCAGGGAATTCAAGAAATTGTTTATGTCAGTTCCGTAGCTGCCTTGGATTTCACCCAACTCCCTGCCCAAGAATGCAACGGCTACAACAAAGATCGCCGCAATTGGTATTATAACTCCAAGAATGACTCGGATAAATTAGCCCTAAAACTTGGTCGAAAACTTGGAATTAGAACCGTTTTAGTTTTACCTTCTGCAATGATTGGAAGTCGAGCATATCGACTCAGTTATTCCAACCAATTAGTAGAACAAATTCTAAAGGGTGAAATCAGTGTTGATGCCAATGTTACACTGAACTGGATCGATGTTAACGATGTTGCTTGGGGTTGTTATGCAGCTATGCAAAAGGGTAGAGATGGAGAGCGTTATATTTTAGCAAATGAGACACACACTTCTGTACGAGAGAGTGTGCGCATTGCTCAAGAACTATTTCCTGAGTTAAACTTAAAAATTCCGCCCAAAGCACCTTATTTTTTGTTATATTCTATTGCAGGGCTTATGGAGTTGAGTAGCAAAATAACGGGCAAAGAACCACTGCTACAACGCCACTATCTCGAAATGTTTTATGGGTTACACCAAGATTATAACATCCAAAAGGCTAAAAAAGAATTGGGTTTTAGCCCTAAACCCTCTAAAGAAGCGTTGATTGCTGCTTTAAAATATTTAAAAAATGACTGGAAAAACAAGGTATAA
- a CDS encoding Crp/Fnr family transcriptional regulator has protein sequence MKQFLDYITARMPLSSTDKELVEQLFIPQAFTSTTCLLKAGQVERHLYFLCHGIVKGYQNQAGKIVVGHLVTPNNFFGSLDSFMTESPSLDYFEAVTNIQTCKISKPDFELLKSKDSKWGNFIEQITNEHLKCKMDRVKDFQLLTAKERYLKFLKQSPELALQVSVESIASFLGVEPQSLSRIRKQITRE, from the coding sequence ATGAAACAATTTCTTGATTACATCACTGCTAGAATGCCCTTATCTTCTACAGATAAAGAGCTGGTTGAACAGTTATTTATTCCTCAAGCATTCACCTCCACTACCTGTTTATTAAAAGCAGGACAAGTAGAACGCCATCTTTATTTTTTATGCCATGGCATTGTCAAAGGTTATCAAAATCAAGCAGGGAAAATAGTAGTTGGGCATCTTGTAACTCCCAATAATTTTTTTGGTTCTTTGGATAGCTTCATGACGGAGTCTCCTTCTTTAGATTATTTTGAAGCGGTTACCAATATTCAAACTTGCAAAATTAGCAAACCTGATTTTGAACTACTAAAAAGCAAAGATTCTAAATGGGGCAATTTCATTGAGCAGATAACCAACGAACATTTGAAATGTAAGATGGATCGAGTAAAAGATTTTCAGTTATTGACCGCCAAAGAGCGATACCTTAAGTTTCTAAAACAATCTCCTGAGTTAGCACTTCAGGTCTCGGTCGAAAGCATCGCTTCCTTTTTGGGAGTTGAACCACAATCGCTCAGTCGTATTCGAAAACAAATTACACGAGAATAG
- a CDS encoding S46 family peptidase — protein sequence MKKIALLIALILTLNNCSFAVEGMWIPSLIDMFHSDMKTYGLKLSPEEIYSTNQSSLKDAIVQFNGGCTAEIVSEEGLLFTNHHCGFSAIQSHSSVEKDYLKNGFWAKNKAEELACPWLRVTFVKEIREVTEDVFKGVKEGMSSAERSKIILANIAKLEKAAQSDPSITAKIKDFNLGNQFFMLVTQDYNDIRLVGAPPSAIGKYGGDTDNWVWPRHTGDFAVFRIYANKDNQSAKHNKDNVPFKPAHFLPISLKPKKEGDFTMVYGFPGHTDQHFCSSKLEFYMEQERPARIKMRQTSLDLMKPAMNGSDEIRIKYASKQARIANAWKKWIGQIGGLKELHALDKKQAWEEQYRKKAAEKMDWKKYKNVLAELNKLQEENSQYEFSRSIFIEYFYVGPEFLRFAHEFNTLASNYEELEKKGKVEDEIKRLKSKVNGFFKNYDQALDQQIFQKLTPMYINYVERSLLPKGFSENWSKNGEKIFAKSMIMNPEKIKAALDKFTEKSCKKLLKDPALVMANELYNTFTATTIPSYREFVMQEQALMKVYVEGVLKMFPDKKTWADANSTMRIAYGKVEGSAPVDGMKYVHYSTIKGIMQKYDPENPDFQLTDRFLKLYKEGDWGAYEQDGELWVCFTASNHTTGGNSGSPVIDAEGNLMGINFDRSWESTMSDFMFDESRCRNIVVDARYVLWVIDKYGEAGHLIKEMKLVK from the coding sequence ATGAAAAAAATTGCTCTTTTAATTGCCTTAATTTTAACCTTAAACAACTGCTCTTTTGCGGTTGAGGGAATGTGGATTCCCTCCCTAATAGATATGTTTCATTCTGATATGAAGACCTATGGCTTGAAATTGAGCCCAGAAGAAATCTATTCGACCAACCAATCTAGTCTAAAAGATGCCATTGTCCAATTTAATGGAGGCTGTACTGCTGAGATTGTTTCAGAAGAGGGGTTACTATTTACCAACCATCACTGCGGTTTTAGTGCGATCCAAAGCCATTCTTCTGTGGAGAAAGATTATCTTAAAAATGGCTTTTGGGCTAAAAACAAAGCCGAAGAATTGGCTTGTCCTTGGTTGCGAGTAACCTTTGTGAAAGAAATTAGAGAAGTAACCGAAGATGTTTTTAAAGGGGTTAAGGAAGGGATGTCCAGTGCTGAGCGAAGTAAAATCATCTTAGCGAACATTGCTAAATTGGAAAAAGCAGCACAATCGGATCCTTCTATCACTGCAAAAATCAAAGATTTTAACCTTGGCAACCAATTTTTTATGTTGGTAACACAAGATTATAACGACATCCGTTTGGTTGGCGCTCCACCTTCTGCTATTGGCAAATATGGAGGAGATACTGACAACTGGGTTTGGCCTCGCCATACAGGAGATTTTGCTGTTTTTAGAATCTATGCCAACAAAGATAATCAGTCTGCTAAACACAACAAAGATAATGTACCGTTCAAACCTGCTCATTTTCTTCCAATTAGTTTAAAACCTAAAAAAGAAGGCGATTTTACAATGGTTTATGGATTTCCTGGACATACTGACCAACACTTTTGTTCTTCGAAATTGGAATTTTACATGGAGCAAGAGCGTCCTGCTAGAATCAAAATGCGCCAAACTAGCCTTGATTTGATGAAGCCTGCCATGAATGGTAGCGACGAAATTCGTATTAAATACGCCTCTAAACAAGCTCGTATTGCCAATGCTTGGAAAAAATGGATTGGACAAATTGGTGGTTTAAAAGAATTGCATGCCTTGGACAAAAAACAAGCATGGGAAGAGCAGTATCGCAAAAAAGCGGCTGAAAAAATGGATTGGAAAAAGTATAAAAATGTCTTGGCAGAACTTAACAAACTCCAAGAAGAAAATAGCCAATATGAATTTTCTCGTTCTATCTTTATAGAATATTTTTATGTTGGTCCTGAATTTTTGCGCTTTGCTCACGAATTTAATACCCTAGCTAGCAACTACGAAGAATTAGAAAAAAAGGGCAAGGTTGAGGATGAAATCAAACGCTTAAAATCGAAAGTGAACGGTTTTTTCAAAAACTATGACCAAGCACTAGACCAGCAAATTTTTCAAAAATTAACGCCAATGTACATCAATTATGTTGAGCGTAGTTTGTTGCCCAAAGGTTTTAGCGAAAACTGGAGCAAAAATGGCGAAAAGATCTTTGCGAAGTCGATGATTATGAATCCAGAAAAAATCAAAGCTGCCTTAGATAAATTTACCGAAAAATCATGCAAAAAGCTACTCAAAGATCCTGCTTTAGTAATGGCTAATGAGCTTTATAATACATTTACAGCAACTACCATTCCTTCTTATAGAGAATTTGTTATGCAAGAGCAAGCATTGATGAAAGTTTATGTTGAGGGAGTTCTTAAAATGTTTCCAGACAAAAAAACATGGGCTGATGCTAATTCTACCATGCGTATTGCTTATGGTAAGGTAGAAGGTTCTGCGCCTGTTGACGGCATGAAGTATGTCCACTACTCTACCATTAAAGGAATTATGCAAAAATACGATCCTGAAAATCCTGATTTTCAACTCACCGATCGCTTCCTAAAATTATACAAAGAAGGTGACTGGGGTGCTTATGAACAAGACGGCGAACTATGGGTTTGTTTCACTGCTTCTAATCATACTACTGGTGGTAATTCAGGAAGTCCTGTTATTGATGCTGAAGGTAACTTAATGGGAATTAACTTCGATAGAAGTTGGGAAAGTACCATGAGTGATTTTATGTTTGACGAGTCTAGATGCCGCAATATTGTGGTAGATGCTCGTTATGTGCTTTGGGTCATTGATAAATATGGCGAAGCGGGGCACTTAATCAAAGAAATGAAATTAGTTAAGTAA
- a CDS encoding BRCT domain-containing protein codes for MDNLFESKKVAITGKFTALKRGEIELRLVALGASITKSISAKTDILVVGEKAGSKLQKAKALNLQIIDEGALVLEFGKIDNSKLEAVTKDAQKKANTATTTKVLDEEIANYITQDKEKNGLTLAQRLKLYFTLLGQRSDIYIHGNWSGGKPLAKAFGKAASVSSLNRWKGKLPLEYLAFLTEMGTFDFGWSFRALSPQLIKDDYFEQGEPCALLHFRGVSRSPKWYPRPDYDDEYNYVARLMIDEMVAEGYTEYSYDEGETKTDAKLIFVNHNDCDRSYMGSLESYFTEGAKNAFVWYWQCQSWTGQHALEELRKNSIPATSSKEEILNRFITKGYTKEEAEALHQWLGKDVVLLLEQD; via the coding sequence ATGGATAATTTATTCGAATCAAAAAAAGTAGCCATAACTGGTAAATTTACGGCACTCAAAAGAGGTGAAATAGAACTGCGTTTAGTGGCATTAGGGGCTAGCATTACCAAGTCAATTTCTGCTAAAACCGATATTTTGGTAGTAGGGGAGAAAGCAGGTTCTAAACTTCAGAAAGCAAAAGCCTTAAATTTGCAAATTATAGATGAGGGGGCCTTGGTTTTAGAATTTGGCAAAATAGACAATTCTAAGTTAGAAGCTGTTACAAAAGATGCTCAAAAAAAAGCGAATACGGCCACAACAACAAAAGTATTGGACGAAGAGATTGCTAATTATATAACTCAGGACAAGGAAAAGAATGGTCTAACCTTAGCGCAGCGTCTCAAATTATATTTTACCCTTTTGGGACAACGATCAGATATTTATATTCATGGCAATTGGAGTGGAGGGAAGCCTCTTGCAAAGGCATTTGGCAAAGCTGCGAGTGTCAGTAGTTTAAATCGATGGAAAGGAAAGTTGCCTTTGGAGTATCTTGCTTTTTTAACCGAAATGGGAACGTTTGATTTTGGATGGAGTTTTCGAGCACTTAGCCCTCAATTGATTAAAGATGATTATTTTGAACAAGGAGAGCCTTGTGCCTTGTTGCATTTTAGAGGCGTGAGTAGAAGTCCTAAATGGTACCCTCGACCTGATTATGACGATGAATATAACTATGTAGCAAGGTTGATGATTGACGAAATGGTAGCAGAGGGATATACCGAATATTCGTACGATGAGGGAGAGACTAAGACGGATGCTAAATTGATTTTTGTCAATCACAATGACTGTGATAGAAGTTATATGGGCAGCCTTGAATCGTATTTCACGGAAGGGGCAAAAAATGCTTTTGTGTGGTATTGGCAATGCCAATCTTGGACAGGGCAGCATGCGCTGGAGGAGCTTAGAAAAAATTCAATTCCCGCTACTTCCTCAAAAGAGGAGATTTTGAATCGTTTTATAACCAAAGGTTACACCAAGGAAGAAGCCGAAGCACTCCACCAATGGCTGGGGAAGGATGTAGTTTTGCTACTTGAACAAGATTAA